One segment of Chelonia mydas isolate rCheMyd1 chromosome 13, rCheMyd1.pri.v2, whole genome shotgun sequence DNA contains the following:
- the LOC102947847 gene encoding receptor-interacting serine/threonine-protein kinase 3 isoform X1 translates to MAEWVEFRERIPRECLEGMQFIAAGGFGTIYRAQHRDWRIPIAVKKLSRDTCSREELLEEARAMDKARFIYILRLFGLYEEEEESWDCGPRLGIVMEYMENGSLASLLERVQPVPWPLRFRLLHQVALGMNYLHGLHPPLLHLDLKPSNVLLNLELHVRLADFGLSKFKRATTKQGMDRSRDENDYGGTLEYMPPESLIDINYKPTPATDIYSYAILTWSVLTGQQPYPNLLPKCMSSLLRMHIPRGQRPDLEELEEVTGVEGLEDMKELMKRCWHNDSWERPTFKDCSNKTEKIFSCHKSRIVPAVRQVQDVLMMMASSPSYESRPSVSVPRPAAAESSHLHASPPSSFGVSEKFHTLRYEDHPSRENEAVPRRSMRETEHQQEPGTPQPCSVSMGPRQGAEGPNNGEFGSPTTIPSQLRPPDNEPRPFFSIQSQPPLPTQGPEQPMFSFQQPSQPPAYGFSGSSIHIVGPCSGIQIGHNNSMKVTKVQVEKRRKK, encoded by the exons ATGGCCGAGTGGGTGGAGTTCCGGGAGCGGATCCCCCGGGAGTGCCTGGAGGGGATGCAGTTCATCGCCGCCGGTGGGTTCGGCACCATCTACCGGGCTCAGCACCGTGACTGGCGCATCCCCATTGCCGTGAAGAAACTGAGCCG TGATACCTGCAGCCGTGAAGAGCTCCTGGAAGAAGCCCGGGCCATGGACAAAGCTCGCTTCATCTACATCCTGCGGCTCTTCGGCCTctatgaggaggaagaggagagctgGGACTGTGGCCCCCGGCTGGGCATCGTCATGGAGTACATGGAGAATGGCAGCCTGGCCAGTTtgctggagagagtccagccaGTCCCCTGGCCCCTGCGCTTCCGCCTCCTCCACCAGGTGGCGCTGGGCATGAATTACCTGCATGGGCTTCACCCACCATTACTGCACCTGGACCTCAAACCCAGCAATGTCCTGCTGAATTTGGAGCTGCACGTCCGG TTGGCAGACTTTGGACTATCGAAGTTCAAGCGAGCGACAACCAAGCAGGGAATGGACAGATCCAGGGATGAGAATGACTATGGGGGTACCCTGGAGTACATGCCCCCCGAATCCCTCATAGACATCAACTACAAGCCAACGCCAGCCACGGACATATACAG TTATGCCATCCTCACCTGGTCCGTGTTAACCGGTCAACAGCCTTACCCAA ATCTCCTCCCAAAATGCATGAGCTCCCTGCTCCGAATGCACATCCCCCGGGGCCAGAGACCTGAcctggaggagctggaggaggtcACAGGAGTGGAGGGCCTGGAGGACATGAAAGAGTTAATGAAGAGATGTTGGCACAATGACAGCTGGGAAAGACCCACTTTTAAAG ACTGCAGCAACAAGACAGAGAAGATTTTCTCCTGCCACAAGTCCCGGATCGTGCCGGCTGTGCGTCAGGTCCAGGATGTGCTG ATGATGATGGCCAGTTCTCCCAGCTATGAGTCCAGACCATCAGTAAGCGTCCCTAGACCTGCTGCGGCTGAGAGCTCCCATCTCCATGCCTCTCCTCCATCTTCCTTCGGGGTCTCAGAGAAATTCCACACACTTCGCTATGAGGATCATCCATCCAGAGAAAACG AAGCTGTGCCCAGGAGAAGCATGAGGGAGACGGAGCATCAGCAAGAACCTGGTACCCCTCAGCCCTGCAGTGTCAGCATGGGTCCCAGGCAG GGAGCAGAAGGACCCAATAATGGAGAATTTGGCTCCCCCACGACAATCCCATCACAGTTGAGACCCCCAG ACAATGAGCCGAGGCCCTTCTTTTCCATCCAGTCCCAaccacctctccccacccaggggccgGAGCAACCCATGTTCTCATTCCAGCAACCG TCTCAGCCACCTGCCTATGGGTTCTCAG GTAGCAGCATACATATCGTTGGTCCTTGCTCAGGAATACAGATTGGCCACAACAACAGCATGAAAGTGACCAAGGTGCAAgtagagaagaggaggaagaaataa
- the LOC102947847 gene encoding receptor-interacting serine/threonine-protein kinase 3 isoform X3 encodes MAEWVEFRERIPRECLEGMQFIAAGGFGTIYRAQHRDWRIPIAVKKLSRDTCSREELLEEARAMDKARFIYILRLFGLYEEEEESWDCGPRLGIVMEYMENGSLASLLERVQPVPWPLRFRLLHQVALGMNYLHGLHPPLLHLDLKPSNVLLNLELHVRLADFGLSKFKRATTKQGMDRSRDENDYGGTLEYMPPESLIDINYKPTPATDIYSYAILTWSVLTGQQPYPNLLPKCMSSLLRMHIPRGQRPDLEELEEVTGVEGLEDMKELMKRCWHNDSWERPTFKDCSNKTEKIFSCHKSRIVPAVRQVQDVLMMMASSPSYESRPSVSVPRPAAAESSHLHASPPSSFGVSEKFHTLRYEDHPSRENEAVPRRSMRETEHQQEPGTPQPCSVSMGPRQGAEGPNNGEFGSPTTIPSQLRPPGSSIHIVGPCSGIQIGHNNSMKVTKVQVEKRRKK; translated from the exons ATGGCCGAGTGGGTGGAGTTCCGGGAGCGGATCCCCCGGGAGTGCCTGGAGGGGATGCAGTTCATCGCCGCCGGTGGGTTCGGCACCATCTACCGGGCTCAGCACCGTGACTGGCGCATCCCCATTGCCGTGAAGAAACTGAGCCG TGATACCTGCAGCCGTGAAGAGCTCCTGGAAGAAGCCCGGGCCATGGACAAAGCTCGCTTCATCTACATCCTGCGGCTCTTCGGCCTctatgaggaggaagaggagagctgGGACTGTGGCCCCCGGCTGGGCATCGTCATGGAGTACATGGAGAATGGCAGCCTGGCCAGTTtgctggagagagtccagccaGTCCCCTGGCCCCTGCGCTTCCGCCTCCTCCACCAGGTGGCGCTGGGCATGAATTACCTGCATGGGCTTCACCCACCATTACTGCACCTGGACCTCAAACCCAGCAATGTCCTGCTGAATTTGGAGCTGCACGTCCGG TTGGCAGACTTTGGACTATCGAAGTTCAAGCGAGCGACAACCAAGCAGGGAATGGACAGATCCAGGGATGAGAATGACTATGGGGGTACCCTGGAGTACATGCCCCCCGAATCCCTCATAGACATCAACTACAAGCCAACGCCAGCCACGGACATATACAG TTATGCCATCCTCACCTGGTCCGTGTTAACCGGTCAACAGCCTTACCCAA ATCTCCTCCCAAAATGCATGAGCTCCCTGCTCCGAATGCACATCCCCCGGGGCCAGAGACCTGAcctggaggagctggaggaggtcACAGGAGTGGAGGGCCTGGAGGACATGAAAGAGTTAATGAAGAGATGTTGGCACAATGACAGCTGGGAAAGACCCACTTTTAAAG ACTGCAGCAACAAGACAGAGAAGATTTTCTCCTGCCACAAGTCCCGGATCGTGCCGGCTGTGCGTCAGGTCCAGGATGTGCTG ATGATGATGGCCAGTTCTCCCAGCTATGAGTCCAGACCATCAGTAAGCGTCCCTAGACCTGCTGCGGCTGAGAGCTCCCATCTCCATGCCTCTCCTCCATCTTCCTTCGGGGTCTCAGAGAAATTCCACACACTTCGCTATGAGGATCATCCATCCAGAGAAAACG AAGCTGTGCCCAGGAGAAGCATGAGGGAGACGGAGCATCAGCAAGAACCTGGTACCCCTCAGCCCTGCAGTGTCAGCATGGGTCCCAGGCAG GGAGCAGAAGGACCCAATAATGGAGAATTTGGCTCCCCCACGACAATCCCATCACAGTTGAGACCCCCAG GTAGCAGCATACATATCGTTGGTCCTTGCTCAGGAATACAGATTGGCCACAACAACAGCATGAAAGTGACCAAGGTGCAAgtagagaagaggaggaagaaataa
- the LOC102947847 gene encoding receptor-interacting serine/threonine-protein kinase 3 isoform X2: MAEWVEFRERIPRECLEGMQFIAAGGFGTIYRAQHRDWRIPIAVKKLSRDTCSREELLEEARAMDKARFIYILRLFGLYEEEEESWDCGPRLGIVMEYMENGSLASLLERVQPVPWPLRFRLLHQVALGMNYLHGLHPPLLHLDLKPSNVLLNLELHVRLADFGLSKFKRATTKQGMDRSRDENDYGGTLEYMPPESLIDINYKPTPATDIYSYAILTWSVLTGQQPYPNLLPKCMSSLLRMHIPRGQRPDLEELEEVTGVEGLEDMKELMKRCWHNDSWERPTFKDCSNKTEKIFSCHKSRIVPAVRQVQDVLMMMASSPSYESRPSVSVPRPAAAESSHLHASPPSSFGVSEKFHTLRYEDHPSRENEAVPRRSMRETEHQQEPGTPQPCSVSMGPRQGAEGPNNGEFGSPTTIPSQLRPPDNEPRPFFSIQSQPPLPTQGPEQPMFSFQQPVAAYISLVLAQEYRLATTTA, from the exons ATGGCCGAGTGGGTGGAGTTCCGGGAGCGGATCCCCCGGGAGTGCCTGGAGGGGATGCAGTTCATCGCCGCCGGTGGGTTCGGCACCATCTACCGGGCTCAGCACCGTGACTGGCGCATCCCCATTGCCGTGAAGAAACTGAGCCG TGATACCTGCAGCCGTGAAGAGCTCCTGGAAGAAGCCCGGGCCATGGACAAAGCTCGCTTCATCTACATCCTGCGGCTCTTCGGCCTctatgaggaggaagaggagagctgGGACTGTGGCCCCCGGCTGGGCATCGTCATGGAGTACATGGAGAATGGCAGCCTGGCCAGTTtgctggagagagtccagccaGTCCCCTGGCCCCTGCGCTTCCGCCTCCTCCACCAGGTGGCGCTGGGCATGAATTACCTGCATGGGCTTCACCCACCATTACTGCACCTGGACCTCAAACCCAGCAATGTCCTGCTGAATTTGGAGCTGCACGTCCGG TTGGCAGACTTTGGACTATCGAAGTTCAAGCGAGCGACAACCAAGCAGGGAATGGACAGATCCAGGGATGAGAATGACTATGGGGGTACCCTGGAGTACATGCCCCCCGAATCCCTCATAGACATCAACTACAAGCCAACGCCAGCCACGGACATATACAG TTATGCCATCCTCACCTGGTCCGTGTTAACCGGTCAACAGCCTTACCCAA ATCTCCTCCCAAAATGCATGAGCTCCCTGCTCCGAATGCACATCCCCCGGGGCCAGAGACCTGAcctggaggagctggaggaggtcACAGGAGTGGAGGGCCTGGAGGACATGAAAGAGTTAATGAAGAGATGTTGGCACAATGACAGCTGGGAAAGACCCACTTTTAAAG ACTGCAGCAACAAGACAGAGAAGATTTTCTCCTGCCACAAGTCCCGGATCGTGCCGGCTGTGCGTCAGGTCCAGGATGTGCTG ATGATGATGGCCAGTTCTCCCAGCTATGAGTCCAGACCATCAGTAAGCGTCCCTAGACCTGCTGCGGCTGAGAGCTCCCATCTCCATGCCTCTCCTCCATCTTCCTTCGGGGTCTCAGAGAAATTCCACACACTTCGCTATGAGGATCATCCATCCAGAGAAAACG AAGCTGTGCCCAGGAGAAGCATGAGGGAGACGGAGCATCAGCAAGAACCTGGTACCCCTCAGCCCTGCAGTGTCAGCATGGGTCCCAGGCAG GGAGCAGAAGGACCCAATAATGGAGAATTTGGCTCCCCCACGACAATCCCATCACAGTTGAGACCCCCAG ACAATGAGCCGAGGCCCTTCTTTTCCATCCAGTCCCAaccacctctccccacccaggggccgGAGCAACCCATGTTCTCATTCCAGCAACCG GTAGCAGCATACATATCGTTGGTCCTTGCTCAGGAATACAGATTGGCCACAACAACAGCATGA
- the NFATC4 gene encoding nuclear factor of activated T-cells, cytoplasmic 4 isoform X2: MGAASCEDEDLEFKLIFGEEEKDPPGMGVSLEDLDAEDLPPCCTLALGDPPAYASPLGIPCPPRLVGGPRAGMHSPPPRPARDDTFESQPARWVRLGADARVLECPSIQITTISPSAEWDCSPRDYLPLEAHGSYREAPPASGFFTPSPASSGSASPWSFFSDDDGAGGDDVERELNEAAARFALSSPCGSPKPWAGLEEPWGLYPAGRGAEDSWVALAPRPASPCGKRRYSSSETHSSTSPCLSRRGSLGDEGGGEGAEGAGGEGPPYEAAGQHPPAESIPQKARKTSTEQTVALTRKEEGCCNGDDGGFGAARKEGMDYLAVPSPLGWSKARIGGHSPIFRSSALPPLDWPLPSQYEQYELKIEVQPRTHHRAHYETEGSRGAVKAAPGGHPVVKVHRITGKMVATASYETILSSTKVLEMSLLPENNMAANIDCAGILKLRNSDIELRKGETDIGRKNTRVRLVFRVHVPQGNGKVVSIQAASVPIECSQRSAQELPLVERCSLSTGSGRGGEEMVLSGANFLPDSKVVFIERGPDGKLQWEEEACINPLKSNETTLTLTVPEYSNPQVARPVQVYFYVSNGRRKRSPTQTFKYLPVIFKEEPPPSSPLRGFPPGPSSPVPPCSPPYPPEGPGDMDISPSRPHFPCYPDDSPYRAGYPPSPAAFGSPSPYPDGPPLLPLTPPYHRCLATEPSHHYPHTEQYGGAGLTVPSHFHPLGYRPPHFQASAQLTPPPLSEGAGPPNWGDPESGETEEVEKPRGSGYRAAFRDSLPVQGITLEEVTEIIGRDLSDFPEPLCEGRGS, encoded by the exons ATGGGGGCGGCCAGCTGCGAAGACGAGGATCTGGAATTCAAGCTGATCTttggagaagaggagaaggaccCCCCGGGAATGGGGGTGTCTCTGGAAG acCTTGACGCTGAAGACCTCCCTCCGTGTTGCACCCTGGCCTTGGGTGACCCGCCGGCCTATGCCTCCCCCCTGGGCATCCCCTGCCCGCCCCGCCTGGTCGGGGGCCCCCGGGCCGGCAtgcactcccccccgccccgcccggcacGGGATGACACCTTCGAGAGCCAGCCGGCGCGGTGGGTGCGCCTGGGGGCTGACGCCCGCGTCCTGGAGTGCCCCAGCATCCAGATCACCACCATTTCGCCCAGTGCCGAGTGGGACTGCTCCCCACGCGACTACCTGCCCCTGGAAGCCCACGGCAGCTACCGGGAGGCCCCACCGGCCTCCGGcttcttcacccccagccccgccagcaGTGGCAGCGCCTCCCCCTGGAGCTTCTTCTCGGACGATGACGGGGCAGGCGGTGACGACGTGGAGCGGGAGCTGAACGAAGCTGCCGCCCGCTTTGCCCTCAGCTCCCCCTGTGGTTCGCCCAAGCCCTGGGCCgggctggaggagccctggggcctGTACCCTGCCGGGCGGGGGGCCGAGGACAGCTGGGTGGCCCTGGCACCCCGCCCGGCCTCGCCCTGCGGCAAGCGGCGCTACTCCAGCTCGGAGACCCACTCCTCGACCTCGCCCTGCCTCTCCCGCCGCGGCAGCCTGGGCGacgaggggggcggggagggggcggagggggcaggtggggaggggccGCCCTACGAGGCTGCCGGGCAGCACCCCCCAGCTGAGAGCATCCCGCAGAAGGCCCGCAAGACCTCCACTGAGCAGACGGTGGCGCTGACGCGGAAGGAGGAGGGATGCTGCAATGGTGACGACGGGGGGTTTGGGGCGGCCCGCAAGGAAGGGATGGACTATCTGGCCGTGCCCTCCCCACTGGGCTGGTCCAAGGCCAGGATCGGGGGCCACAGCCCCATCTTCAG GTCAtccgctctgcctcccttagACTGGCCCCTGCCCAGCCAGTATGAACAATACGAGCTGAAGATCGAAGTCCAGCCCCGGACCCACCACCGGGCCCATTACGAGACCGAGGGCAGCCGGGGTGCCGTGAAGGCCGCCCCAGGGGGTCACCCTGTGGTGAAG GTGCACCGCATCACCGGCAAGATGGTGGCCACCGCCAGCTACGAGACCATCCTCAGCAGCACCAAGGTGCTGGAGATGTCCCTGCTGCCCGAGAACAACATGGCGGCCAA cattgATTGCGCGGGGATCCTGAAGCTGCGGAACTCGGACATCGAGCTGCGGAAGGGCGAGACCGACATCGGGCGCAAGAACACCCGGGTCCGGCTCGTGTTCAGGGTCCACGTCCCCCAGGGCAATGGGAAAGTCGTCTCCATCCAAGCTGCCTCTGTGCCCATCGAGTGCT cccagcgctCGGCGCAGGAGCTCCccctggtggagaggtgcagcctCAGCACGGGGTCGGGGCGCGGGGGCGAGGAGATGGTGCTATCTGGCGCCAACTTCCTGCCCGACTCCAAGGTCGTCTTCATTGAGAGGGGTCCCG ATGGGAAGCTCCAATGGGAGGAGGAGGCCTGTATCAACCCGCTCAAGAGCAACGAG aCCACGCTGACCCTCACAGTCCCAGAATACAGCAACCCACAGGTGGCCCGGCCTGTCCAAGTCTATTTCTACGTCTCCAATGGGCGGCGGAAACGGAGCCCAACGCAGACCTTTAAATACTTGCCcg TGATCTTCAAGGAGGagccacccccctcctccccactccgcGGCTtcccccctggcccctcctccccGGTGCCCCCTTGCagtcccccctacccccccgaGGGCCCTGGGGACATGGACATTTCTCCCAGTCGCCCCCACTTCCCCTGCTACCCTGATGACTCCCCCTACAGGGCTGgctaccctccctcccctgcgGCCTTTGGGAGCCCCTCCCCATACCCTGATgggcccccactgctccctttgaCACCCCCTTATCACCGCTGCCTGGCCACTGAGCCCTCCCACCACTACCCACACACGGAGCAGTatgggggggctgggctgacgGTGCCCTCCCACTTCCATCCATTGGGCTACCGGCCCCCACACTTCCAAGCCTCTGCCCAGCTCACCCCCCCACCACTGTCGGAGGGAGCCGGGCCCCCCAACTGGGGGGATCCAGAGTCGGGGGAGACTGAGGAGGTGGAGAAACCCAGGGGCAGCGGATACCGGGCAGCTTTCCGTGACAGCCTGCCTGTCCAGGGGATCACGCTGGAGGAAG TGACCGAGATCATTGGCCGGGACCTGAGTGACTTCCCGGAGCCGCTCTgtgagggcagagggagctga
- the NFATC4 gene encoding nuclear factor of activated T-cells, cytoplasmic 4 isoform X1 — translation MGAASCEDEDLEFKLIFGEEEKDPPGMGVSLEDLDAEDLPPCCTLALGDPPAYASPLGIPCPPRLVGGPRAGMHSPPPRPARDDTFESQPARWVRLGADARVLECPSIQITTISPSAEWDCSPRDYLPLEAHGSYREAPPASGFFTPSPASSGSASPWSFFSDDDGAGGDDVERELNEAAARFALSSPCGSPKPWAGLEEPWGLYPAGRGAEDSWVALAPRPASPCGKRRYSSSETHSSTSPCLSRRGSLGDEGGGEGAEGAGGEGPPYEAAGQHPPAESIPQKARKTSTEQTVALTRKEEGCCNGDDGGFGAARKEGMDYLAVPSPLGWSKARIGGHSPIFRSSALPPLDWPLPSQYEQYELKIEVQPRTHHRAHYETEGSRGAVKAAPGGHPVVKLLGYDEKPLTLQMFIGTADERNLRPHAFYQVHRITGKMVATASYETILSSTKVLEMSLLPENNMAANIDCAGILKLRNSDIELRKGETDIGRKNTRVRLVFRVHVPQGNGKVVSIQAASVPIECSQRSAQELPLVERCSLSTGSGRGGEEMVLSGANFLPDSKVVFIERGPDGKLQWEEEACINPLKSNETTLTLTVPEYSNPQVARPVQVYFYVSNGRRKRSPTQTFKYLPVIFKEEPPPSSPLRGFPPGPSSPVPPCSPPYPPEGPGDMDISPSRPHFPCYPDDSPYRAGYPPSPAAFGSPSPYPDGPPLLPLTPPYHRCLATEPSHHYPHTEQYGGAGLTVPSHFHPLGYRPPHFQASAQLTPPPLSEGAGPPNWGDPESGETEEVEKPRGSGYRAAFRDSLPVQGITLEEVTEIIGRDLSDFPEPLCEGRGS, via the exons ATGGGGGCGGCCAGCTGCGAAGACGAGGATCTGGAATTCAAGCTGATCTttggagaagaggagaaggaccCCCCGGGAATGGGGGTGTCTCTGGAAG acCTTGACGCTGAAGACCTCCCTCCGTGTTGCACCCTGGCCTTGGGTGACCCGCCGGCCTATGCCTCCCCCCTGGGCATCCCCTGCCCGCCCCGCCTGGTCGGGGGCCCCCGGGCCGGCAtgcactcccccccgccccgcccggcacGGGATGACACCTTCGAGAGCCAGCCGGCGCGGTGGGTGCGCCTGGGGGCTGACGCCCGCGTCCTGGAGTGCCCCAGCATCCAGATCACCACCATTTCGCCCAGTGCCGAGTGGGACTGCTCCCCACGCGACTACCTGCCCCTGGAAGCCCACGGCAGCTACCGGGAGGCCCCACCGGCCTCCGGcttcttcacccccagccccgccagcaGTGGCAGCGCCTCCCCCTGGAGCTTCTTCTCGGACGATGACGGGGCAGGCGGTGACGACGTGGAGCGGGAGCTGAACGAAGCTGCCGCCCGCTTTGCCCTCAGCTCCCCCTGTGGTTCGCCCAAGCCCTGGGCCgggctggaggagccctggggcctGTACCCTGCCGGGCGGGGGGCCGAGGACAGCTGGGTGGCCCTGGCACCCCGCCCGGCCTCGCCCTGCGGCAAGCGGCGCTACTCCAGCTCGGAGACCCACTCCTCGACCTCGCCCTGCCTCTCCCGCCGCGGCAGCCTGGGCGacgaggggggcggggagggggcggagggggcaggtggggaggggccGCCCTACGAGGCTGCCGGGCAGCACCCCCCAGCTGAGAGCATCCCGCAGAAGGCCCGCAAGACCTCCACTGAGCAGACGGTGGCGCTGACGCGGAAGGAGGAGGGATGCTGCAATGGTGACGACGGGGGGTTTGGGGCGGCCCGCAAGGAAGGGATGGACTATCTGGCCGTGCCCTCCCCACTGGGCTGGTCCAAGGCCAGGATCGGGGGCCACAGCCCCATCTTCAG GTCAtccgctctgcctcccttagACTGGCCCCTGCCCAGCCAGTATGAACAATACGAGCTGAAGATCGAAGTCCAGCCCCGGACCCACCACCGGGCCCATTACGAGACCGAGGGCAGCCGGGGTGCCGTGAAGGCCGCCCCAGGGGGTCACCCTGTGGTGAAG CTCCTGGGCTACGACGAGAAGCCACTGACCCTGCAGATGTTCATCGGCACAGCCGATGAGCGCAACCTGCGGCCTCATGCCTTCTACCAGGTGCACCGCATCACCGGCAAGATGGTGGCCACCGCCAGCTACGAGACCATCCTCAGCAGCACCAAGGTGCTGGAGATGTCCCTGCTGCCCGAGAACAACATGGCGGCCAA cattgATTGCGCGGGGATCCTGAAGCTGCGGAACTCGGACATCGAGCTGCGGAAGGGCGAGACCGACATCGGGCGCAAGAACACCCGGGTCCGGCTCGTGTTCAGGGTCCACGTCCCCCAGGGCAATGGGAAAGTCGTCTCCATCCAAGCTGCCTCTGTGCCCATCGAGTGCT cccagcgctCGGCGCAGGAGCTCCccctggtggagaggtgcagcctCAGCACGGGGTCGGGGCGCGGGGGCGAGGAGATGGTGCTATCTGGCGCCAACTTCCTGCCCGACTCCAAGGTCGTCTTCATTGAGAGGGGTCCCG ATGGGAAGCTCCAATGGGAGGAGGAGGCCTGTATCAACCCGCTCAAGAGCAACGAG aCCACGCTGACCCTCACAGTCCCAGAATACAGCAACCCACAGGTGGCCCGGCCTGTCCAAGTCTATTTCTACGTCTCCAATGGGCGGCGGAAACGGAGCCCAACGCAGACCTTTAAATACTTGCCcg TGATCTTCAAGGAGGagccacccccctcctccccactccgcGGCTtcccccctggcccctcctccccGGTGCCCCCTTGCagtcccccctacccccccgaGGGCCCTGGGGACATGGACATTTCTCCCAGTCGCCCCCACTTCCCCTGCTACCCTGATGACTCCCCCTACAGGGCTGgctaccctccctcccctgcgGCCTTTGGGAGCCCCTCCCCATACCCTGATgggcccccactgctccctttgaCACCCCCTTATCACCGCTGCCTGGCCACTGAGCCCTCCCACCACTACCCACACACGGAGCAGTatgggggggctgggctgacgGTGCCCTCCCACTTCCATCCATTGGGCTACCGGCCCCCACACTTCCAAGCCTCTGCCCAGCTCACCCCCCCACCACTGTCGGAGGGAGCCGGGCCCCCCAACTGGGGGGATCCAGAGTCGGGGGAGACTGAGGAGGTGGAGAAACCCAGGGGCAGCGGATACCGGGCAGCTTTCCGTGACAGCCTGCCTGTCCAGGGGATCACGCTGGAGGAAG TGACCGAGATCATTGGCCGGGACCTGAGTGACTTCCCGGAGCCGCTCTgtgagggcagagggagctga